The proteins below are encoded in one region of Triticum aestivum cultivar Chinese Spring chromosome 1B, IWGSC CS RefSeq v2.1, whole genome shotgun sequence:
- the LOC123124415 gene encoding protein HLB1, producing MEQPTRPVPADGGEFPDGAGDRAPVEVEVAVEDEAGEEEEEPPRSATAKQEEAKAALGAEGSQPFTTRELVGEIKEDGEADGGGGVGDGDGVGSADAEGSSSSRDSMQQFSSHHDVAMELINSVTGVDEEGRSRQRILAFAGKRYLNAIERNPDDPDAYYNWALVLQESADNVDPNSGSSKDALLEEACKKYAEATRLCLTLYDAYYNWAIAIADRAKIRGRTKEAEDLWRLAILNYEKAVQLNWNSPQALNNWGLGLQELSAIVPAREKQTIIKTAISKFRVAIQLQFDFHRAIYNLGTVLYGLAEDTMRSGKPDVSPNELYSQSAIYVAAAHALKPNYSVYRSALRLVRLMLPLPYLKVGYLTAPPANNAIAPHTDWERSQFVLNHEGLQKANASSQPPSQSMDRGRKPTRIAVEDIVSVSASADLTLPPGAGLCVDTVHGPRFLVADSWEALDSWLDALCLVYTIFARGKSDVLAGIITG from the exons ATGGAGCAGCCCACGCGGCCCGTACCCGCGGACGGCGGGGAATTCCCCGACGGCGCGGGCGACAGGGCgccggtggaggtggaggtggcggtggaggacgaggcgggggaggaagaggaggagccgcCGCGATCGGCgacggcgaagcaggaggaggcaaAGGCGGCGCTGGGCGCCGAGGGGTCCCAGCCGTTCACCACGCGGGAGCTCGTCGGTGAGATCAAGGAGGACGGCGAGGCGGACGGGGGCGGAGGCGTTGGGGATGGGGACGGGGTCGGATCCGCCGATGCTGAGGGTTCTTCGTCCAG CCGAGATAGCATGCAGCAGTTTTCATCCCATCATGATGTAGCCATGGAATTAATAAATAGTGTCACTGGAGTGGACGAGGAAGGTCGTTCTCGCCAAAGGATTCTTGCTTTTGCTGGAAAAAG ATATCTAAATGCAATTGAAAGAAATCCTGATGACCCTGATGCATATTATAATTGGGCCCTAGTCCTCCAG GAGAGTGCAGATAATGTGGACCCCAATTCTGGTTCCTCCAAAGACGCGTTACTTGAGGAGGCCTGCAAAAAGTATGCTGAAGCTACCCGACTTTGCCTGACTCTTTATGAT GCATACTATAACTGGGCCATTGCTATTGCTGATCGAGCTAAAATACGAGGTCGTACCAAAGAAGCCGAAGATCTCTGGAGACTG GCAATACTGAATTATGAGAAGGCTGTCCAGCTAAATTGGAATAGCCCGCAG GCTCTAAATAATTGGGGCCTTGGACTACAG GAACTGAGCGCCATTGTTCCTGCTCGGGAGAAACAAACCATCATAAAAACAGCTATAAGTAAG TTTCGTGTTGCTATCCAATTGCAATTTGATTTCCATCGGGCTATATACAATCTTGGAACTGTCTTG TATGGTTTAGCTGAGGATACCATGAGATCTGGGAAGCCAGACGTATCCCCTAATGAGCTTTACAGTCAGTCTGCTATCTATGTTGCAGCTGCTCATGCATTGAAACCAAATTACTCG GTCTATCGCAGTGCTTTGCGACTAGTCCGCTTGATG TTGCCTTTGCCATATCTCAAAGTGGGATATTTGACCGCTCCTCCAGCCAATAATGCCATTGCACCACACACTGATTGGGAGAGGTCACAGTTTGTTCTGAACCATGAGGGACTCCAGAAG GCCAATGCCTCTAGCCAGCCTCCATCACAATCAATGGACAGAGGAAGAAAGCCTACCCGAATAGCTGTTGAGGATATTGTTTCTGTGTCAGCATCCGCTGATCTAACATTGCCACCTGGTGCTGGTCTTTGTGTAGATACTGTTCATGGACCTAGGTTCTTG GTTGCTGATAGCTGGGAGGCTCTTGACAGTTGGCTAGATGCTTTATGCCTAGTCTACACTATATTTGCAAGAGGGAAAAGTGACGTTCTGGCTGGTATTATTACTGGCTAA